AAATGCTGACTGGTTGAGTTCaggagctcagtgctcatgttaCCAATGAGAGCAGTCTCAACTTagctagtccttctgacattgGATGTTTCTTTAGTGGTTAAACCTAAAATTCATTTATGGTGACTAACAGGTAATCCCTGTTCCACAATCTAttattgttaaaatgaaaatcGAGGCAAAACCGTTTgatattgtttcattgtaatgtagGCTATATAGACCTAATGTTACACATTTCCCTTAACTACATTTCTGCATCTAAGTGataatgaaaggaggcagtggtgtttATCATTTTGTCTTATTGTACATGAACCGCGAGAAATTTCAGTAGCCAAGACGAGTGGACCGTTATAAAGTATGCTGCTTTTTGCAGAATTATTGAACTTGCTTCGTCCTGTCTGTGGGAGATCACGCTTTTGAATCGAACTCGTAAGTCTGAACTACCAAGGATGCAAGTCTGAAATTTGCGTCGTTCATATTGAGAAGTGTGCACAGACCTACgacaccagactatttgcctaatctcaTGGTACTTTTGACTGCAGtgcaaatgcagaaagcaacaggtctggggggaaagttcctggtacaatttgTTCCGGGTCATTTCAGTGGAAATGCGGCATTTTGTCTTTGGAACTAACGGTTAAGGAATTCGTAGTCCGTTTTAAAACCTTTTTGATTTGAAACGGACATGACTAAAATTAGTATTTCGGTTTGAGGCCCATTGAGAAATCCCTGATTTACAAATGTTGAAGTCATGAAATGCTGTCAACTTGACTACGGGCCTGTTTGTGTACTGCCCGTTTCCTGTGAGTTTGTTACTGATGATGATTATAATGGACACTAAGGGTCCACACACGAGTGAGGAGTTGAATTCAATGTAAGTTTGAGCAGAAACTTTGCCTTCTGCTGTCCTCTAAATTGGGTTTGAATTAATCACTTGGGGTAGTTTTAAGCACAAGATGTCTTCTACAAAATTAAGTGGAATAATACTTGGAATTTAACTCTGTCTGTAGGTAATACTTGCTATTCAAGTTGAGTGCTGTTTATTGATGTGGCATATAGTCCatatgcacaaactaaagctgaccaTTTGTCCACACAGTGAAGCCGGGCCAATGTCCCCTACCGGAGATGATTCCACTGCGTgctgaaagctgtttccatgatAGCCAGTGTCCTGTcacacagaagtgttgcccaaccactataggctttgcatgcagtgaaccacggGGCAAGCTCCAGGGcaaaggccagggtcagggaagcgacCAGGGCCACGGCCACGTCCAGGGAAGCGGTCGGGGCCACAGCCTcagccagggccagggaagcggtcagagccagggccagggaagcggccagggccagggaagcatcCAGGGcaagggccagggtcagggaaggGGCCAGGGCCACgtccagggaagtggccagggccaCAGTCAGGGAAGTGGCAAGGGAAGCGgtcaaggccagggaagcggccagggaagcAGCCAGGGCCGCGGCCAGGGCCaaggaagcggccagggccagggaagcggtcaaggccatggccagggaagtggtcagggcaagggaagcggccagggccacagccaaggccagggaagcggccagggcaagggccagggaagcggtcagggctacggccagggtcagggaagcagTCACGGCAAGGTCCCGGGAAGTGGTCAAGGCCACAGTCAGGGCCAcagtcagggaagcggtcagggccacagtcagggaagcggtcagggccacggccagggtcagggaagcggtcaaggCAAGgtccagggaagcggtcagggccacagtcagggaagcggtcagggccacagtcagggaagcggtcagggccacggccagggtcagggaagcggtcaaggCAAGGTCCAGGGAAGCGGTCATGGCCAGGGAGCTGGCCAGGGCCGCGGTCAGGGCCAcagccagggaagcggtcagggccacaGTCAGGGAAATGGCCAGGACAAGGGAAGCAGTCAAGGCaagggtcagggaagtggccgGGGCCAAGGAAGTGGTCAAGGcaagggtcagggaagcggccacgGCCAGgtccagggaagcggtcagggcaagggaagcggccagggccacagccaaggccagggaagcggccagggcaaGGGCcaaggaagcggtcagggccacgGCCAGgtccagggaagcggtcagggctacggccagggtcagggaagcagTCAAGGCAAGGTCccgggaagcggtcagggccacagtcagggaagcggtcagggccacgGCCAGGGAAACGGTCAGGGCtacggccagggtcagggaagcggtcaaggCAAGGTCCAGGGAAGCGGTCATGGCCAGGGAGCTGGCCAGGGCCGCGGTCAGGGCcacggccagggaagcggtcagggccacaGTCAGGGAAATGGCCAGGACAAGGGAAGCAGTCAAGGcaagggccagggaagcggtcagggcaagggccagggaagcggtcagggcaagggccagggaagcggtcagggcaagggccagggaagcggccagggccatgGCAAGGCAAGTGGCCAGGGCCATGGTCAGGGCCATGGAAGCGGTCAGTGCCAGTGCCAGGGCAGTGGCCAGTGCCagagttgtgattgtggaggtgGTTGCGGATGTGGTCATGGTGGGGGATGTAATTGTTGAAATGGTCAAGGGTATTTTGCGTGACACTCAATGGTGCTCTTCTCAGTTTGGTGCTTTTATTCTTATGGAATGTTTTCCCTGTTTGTTCATGGTTTACAAAGACTTGtccatcaaataaaaaataattgcttgATTTTGAAGTGTTTTGAGATCATTTGTATTTTCTTGTATAACTGCACTCTGGCATCAGTGCTTTAAGTTCCTCTCCCTAAGACCTGATTGAGTTGGTGAGATAATTGGGCATTCATGCGCTTgtttaaaaggggatatgtatcgatagtAGGAATGTACAAAAGGGTAAGATTTAGTGCCTGGTGCCCTCTGCTGGACATTTAATTTGTTACACTTTAGGATATACATAATTTCTGAATCACCTGACTATCATTCTTGTAATTTCATTGGTTTAGATCGGGAGAAATGAATGTCAGTCAAAATGTGTTCTTGCCCAGACATGTAACTTTGTGCTAAATCTCACGGCAGTTTTTTAGAGATCTCCGTGCTGATCCGGTCCGATTTATAGTTCATACTGTAACCACACCCATACTGATGTATGAAGCAAAAGACAAAAGTAAAGAACTTTATTGTGGACATGGACCAAGTGATTTATTGTTCTGCCTGAACAATCTGTAGCGGTTGTCACCTAGTATATGATCCGCACCTTAACAACTTTCATACAAAatttggtccttcgagccggatttaAGCAGCTACTTCAGCATCACCATGTCCAGAATAGAAAGACAGGCTACCTCAGATTTACCAGCAGTTCGACAATGTCGACAAGTCATCCAACCAAGATACTTAGATGACTTCTATGTTGATTACACAATGCCATGTCAGCTACTTCATTCTGATGAACAGTCTGCAACTGGACCTGAACCAGGTAAAAAGCGTGCCTTTAAAGAGTTCCCATGTACTGAAAGCGGACCAGAACCAACGAAAAGTATGAGCAGTGCATCAAATGAAAGAAGCTAATTTGTGGAGACATATCAGGGTTTGCCACAGCCAAAGCCCCGTACTCGGACTTCTCCAAGGCGAATAATTGATGCAGATCATAAAGTTCTCTCCTCAAGTCCATAAACCGCAGCCACTGAGGACAGGCCAGTTCTGTTTAGAGATCGAGACGATCTTCCTCAGCCCATGAGGGCACTGCCTGTAGAACCACGAAGAGAGCCCTTGCATTCTCATTCAGTCAGTCACAAAGAGATTGATTATCTCACTGACAGCCTAGAAGAAATGATGCTACCAGGCTCTGCAAATCTGCTAACTTCAAGTCATCCTTTCTCTCCTTATGAACCAGCACAAGTTAGCTTATCAGGAAGATGCTACATATCCTCATCTTGGTATTAGGCATGTAGACCGACAACGTGGTTATTACAACATAGACCACAGAGGCCATAACTATCTGTCCACTGACCAAAGAGAGCACAGCCAATCTCCCTCAGCTGTTCAGTTTATGCCTCATGACTACAGCCAAGAGACAGCAGCTACTTATGGGACTTATAAAGATCACAGTCTAAACCGCAGACCCGTCAGCTATTTCCCTTCCAACGAACCACATGGTTATCAGCAACCTCATCATGATTATTCAGTTACAAGTCCAGTCTACCAAGATGAGAGACTTATGTCAAGGGACACATTAGCTCACCATGCACGTTATGAGAGACACTCAGACGGCTATGGTCGATCAGCTCCTACTCCTGCAGACAAATCAAGATTCTTGACCCCACAACAGTACGCAGATTATGCTCAGTCTGAAAAATATCATCCATACCCAGGGCCGGTGCTCCGCACACGCACATCACACACTGCGCGTAGGGTACCAAGTGCTTGGGGGGGCACCAAAAAATCTGGGTCgtgaaaaaatcatcacaataggctactagtataaataacaaataaaatatttctaaaagcatgttaatacacaaaagcaatacaaaagtaatataggTCTAGACCAAATTAGtggagaaaaaggtgaatctctgtgccagtctccctctggtgcccccacctcccagtggtctgttcgaTTATGCATAAATCAATGTCAAATTGGCAGACACCGACCTCAGACATGGCCTCGAAAAGGCACCAAGAGTCGGgggtggaaaaaagaaaaaagaaaaaagaaaaaagaagagacagctGTATGATGCTCGCGCGTCGCTTGCaggtaagacaatgttttaaataaaaatgttagttttaaaagaacggcgttaggtaacgacattattttttcagtaacgcggtaatctaacttATTACTTTTCCCGTCATTACAACgacgttaacgttactgaacgttaaatgcggtgtgttactatgcattgatttaataaactatgcaatccgaacccctggctcacacagcgagtgagcaggtgggttaatgacgagataagccgttgtgattggctaaggcagagtcatgtgtttcatggtagccaatcagagccaatgtttttacacacatgccggcacacgcggctgcgccagcggcgccaaacacacacacgcaacagctatacagagattcgcagcagagatggcgagtcaggagcaatccgatgaaaagttggcattttcaaggtgaagttataagcactacttcaaattcattgtggtcaaaggcaagaacgtgcatgtaatgtgtacatgcaatgtttgacacgcatctacaaagctagtggccaaaaacaccctttcttacaaagataatacttgaagtgcaggataaaactcttgatgtctgttgacatgcaataaatattgaaagtaatgtacctgtctgttctactcatttcaactgacctgtgaaaactgcaaaaaaaaagtacaaaaaattctctgacatatagcaactttttcttttctttttttttacagtaactcaaatagttactttccctggtaatgagttacttttattatagagtaattcagttactaacttagttactttttggagcaagtagtgagtaactataactaattacttttttaaagtaacgttcccaacactgctgatagcTGATTTTGCAACTAGGAAATGTAGGCGTGTGCCTCTGTAGGGCCTCTGACAACTGATGgtagtgaaaatgtttaatacagttctatagaatagcagaatggtctctttatagagatgtagtccctctgttgagtaatttctactgtgcagttatgcatggttatttgcagtttaaaatgtgcactttaaaattcatacacttatactgttatttgcactaaacttgggggggggggcaccGCCAAGCATTTGTCCTTAGGGCACCCAAATGGCTAGCGCCGGCCCTATCCATACCACCCAGTGCGTCCTCCTCTTCCAACTTATCCTCATGTAGAGCCCACCTACAGAGGTCACATTCCCACCATTCCTAATTTTAGCAGTGAGGATCCCAGAGAGTTTGCACGACTCAAAATTGCACTGGAGAATTTGCTACCTGTTGAAGCTACAGAACGTTTTAAGTACCAAATACTCATTGATCATCTGAAACAGGAGAATGCTTTGCTCATTGCAGATTCATATCAACAGCAGACACCCATATACCAACACTATGAGGTCTCTAACTGCACTTTATGGTCAACCACATCAACTCGCACTACAAAGAATTCCAGAATTGATGGATGGCCCTAAAATCAGGAGTGGCGACATTAAATCCTTTAGAATGTTTGCCCTCAAAGTGTGTGCATTAGTTGGAATGCTGGACCAACTTGGAGCTAAAGGATGGACAGAACTCAAATGTGGGTCTCATGTTTCACGTCTTCTTGCCAAACTGCCTCATGATCTTAAAGCAAATTTCAGAAGGTTTGTTAATCCCATTCAAATCCCAGTTCCAACACTGCTAGAACTTAGCGACTGGCTTGAATACAAGCTCAGAATACAAGAGGATGAGACACAGTATGCTAGTAATGTAAGCAGAGTCTACTCTCAGCCACAAAGAGACCAGCAAAGGAACTTCAAACCAGTTCAATGATTTGCTACTGTCTTACATGGTGGCGAGCAGAGTAAACCGGCAAGTGCTACAGCAGTCAAAAAGGAGAAACCAACAAAGTACTGCCCCTTTTGCAACACTGTGCAGCATTACTTCAACCAGTGCACTAATTTCAAACTGCTAAATCAAGATCAAGTGGAGTCCTGGCTGAAGTCAAATCAGAAGTGCTTTAAGTGTGGCCGTGATCACCAGATCTCACAATGTAATCTTAAagccaaatgcaaaaaatgtGGAAAGAGACATTTAGAAATCCTGCATGGCTTCAATGCCAAAGTTAAACATGAAACACAAGCTTCAGCAGAAAACAGTTGTCTTGTGAACTCAGAAGTAGAGACTTTGTATCTGGACAGACCAACTGCAAACAGTAAAGTTCTTTTGAAGGTCAGCCGAGTGATTTTGAGAAATGGTGAGAAGGAACTTGACACATACGCCATACTGGATGACGGTTCAGAGAGGACAATGTTACTGTATGAAGCAGCACAGCAACTTGATCTTCAAGGACTACCTGAAGATATAGCCCTCCGTACTATGCGACAAGACATACGGATCGTTCATGGGGCGGCTGTTTCATTCTCAGTAGCCTCTGTATTTCAGCCAAACAAATCCTTTACCATTGAAAGAGCTTTCACAGCCAAAGAACTGAACCTCGCAAAACATACTTACCCTGTTAAGTTGCTGCAAAAGAAATACAGACATCTACAAGGTCTGCCTATTCCCCAACTGCAGCAGGTTCAACCACTGTTACTCATTGGCTCAGATTACCCACATTTAATCACAGCCACAGAGCCAGTACGTCTCGGACCTCCTGGTGGTCCTGCCGCTGTGAAAACCAGACTTGGGTGGACTCTGCAGGGCCCCTCAAAATTCCTTTCCAGTCAGCTCTCACTACTGCAGTGTTTTTTTAACCTCCACTTTGTCACCAGAAGCTGAACTGTTCAACAATGTACAGAAATTGTGGCAAATGGACACACTTCCGTACAGGAGTGAGAAATTGATCACAAGATCAAGGCAAGACACAGAAGCAGTGCAAATTCTAGAGGAAAAAACAATCAGGCTGGCAGTCAGAGGCATTCAAAGGTATGCAACACCCCTCTTCTGGAAAAGAAATGTTCCACCTTTACAATCAACTAAAGAAGCAGTTACAGCCCACTTAAGGAGCACAGAAAAACGCCTTTTGCAGAACACAGATCTTGCATCTGTGTATATTAATGAAGTCCAAAAACTTGAAAATGCTGGTTACATCTCGAAACTGACAACAGAGGAGGCAGAGGAAAGCCATCAAACATGGTACATACCACATCACATTGTTCAacacaatgaaaaacacagaattgtctTCAACTGCTCATTTAGGCATAAAGGAACAAGCTTAAATGACCACCTCCTGCCTGGCCCTACACTAGGACCAACCCTATTAGGAGTACTTCTGCCCTTCAGAGAAAATGCTGTTGCTATTAGCAGCGATATAAAAGGAATGTTCCACCAGGTGGGTCTGCTGAATGAAGACATCTCCCTTTCTCCGTTTTCTTTGGAGAAACTTTGAAACAGGGAGGAGCGCCCACTGTTTATGAGTGGCAGGTATTGCCTTTTGGAACAGTCTGTAGCCCCTGTTGTGCAACATTTGCTTTGCAGAAACATGTGTATGACCACAGCAAACCAGACGAGGATGTGCATGCCTCAGTAGAGCACAACTTTTATGTTGACAACTGGCTGCAAAGTTTTCCATCAGCTGATGAAGCACAGACTCTTGTAACCAAGATGCATAAACTCCTTTCAGAGGGTGGCTTTGAATTGAGACCGTATGCCACCAACACTCCATCAGTAATCGTTAATTTCCCGGATGAGCTGAAATCTGCAAACAGTCACCTTTGGTTCACTCAAAGTGGAGCAGACCCACAGGAAATGACTCTGGGCCTACGCTGGCAGTGCTCTTCGGATGCTCTTGGTTACAGatacaaaaaacaggaaaatttTCCACCAACATTGAGGAACATCTACAAAACCCTTGCAAGCCAATATGACCCATTAGGCTTTTTAATTCCATTCACAACAAGAGCCAAAATTATCATTCAACGTTTATGGGACAAGAAACGTGAATGGGACGACCCAGATCTTCCCAAAGATCTACTTCAGGCCTGGTTGACCTGGCAAAGTGAGCTGTCACAATTACCACACGTCACATTCCCAAGATGTTACACCAAACCAAATACTGATCTGTCAGTTAGCAGTCACAATCTTCATGTATTCTGTGATGCATCGGAATGTGCTTACGGATCAGTTGCATATATCAGTACAAGTGATGAACATGGCGAAACTCAGGTTTCATTTGTTGCTGCGAGATCGAGAGTAGCACCCAAACGACAACAATCTATACCGCTACTCGAACTCTGTGCTGCCCTGACTGGCGCTCAGCTGGCTGCCACTCTGAGAAAAGAACTCACTATCAAAATTGATCAAGAATTATACTGGACTGACTCCACAACTGTATTGACTTGGCTTCAGTCTGACTCATGCAACTACAAGGTGTTTGTCGGAACACGGGTGGCTGAGATACAGTATCTTACAGACCCAAAAGCCTGGTGCTATATCAATTCAGAGCTGAACCCAGCTGACGACATTACCAGAGGCCTCACTCTCTCTAAACTTACAACACAAAGCCGCTGGAATCAAGGTCCACAGTTCTTAACTCAGCCAGTTAGTATTTGGCCCAAACAGCCACTTGAGGCTGAAGGTGATGATATTCAAGAACACCACAGTTCTACTTTCTGTGGAGCGCTATCCTCCAGCCAAACTGATATTCCAGATATCTCTCAATACAATTCACTTCAAGATCTGATTAAGGCTACTGCTATTTACCTTCATGGGGCGGCAGACGAAAGTGAACTCTCTGCTGATGACTACACACAAGCTGAACAGGAACTTCTGAGACGTGCTCAAGTTGAAAGCTTCCCAGATGAAACAGCCCAACTTCAGTTAGGTAAACCTGTATCTCACTCTAGTCGTCTTACTCTAGCCCCAGAATATGATCACAAAGGCAGATTAGTCAGTGTAGGTGGACGCCTTCGCAGATGTAAGCACTTGGAACGCAAACACTCTCCACCCCATTGTCTTAGATCCTGCTCACCCTCTTGTAAAGCTTCTGATTCAACATTACGACAACCTCCTGTCACATTCAGGACCTGAGCGTGTGTTCGCAGAGCTGAGACGGAAATATTGGATCATAAGAGGCAGAGAGGCAGTTAAAAAACACCAACGCAGCTGCTTTGAATGTAAGAAATGGCGAGGGAAGCCAGAAATCCCCATGATGGCAGATCTTCCCCAGTTTAAACTTGGACTGTTTTGTCCAGCTTTCTATTCGACAGGTGTTGATTGTTTTGGTCCATTCCAGGTTAAGTTCGGACGCAGATGTGAAAAACGTTGGGGAATACTGTACAAGTGCCTTACTACCAAAACTGTTCATATTGAACTTCTATCGAGCATTGACACAGACTCCTTTCTTATGTCGTTAAGAAGGTTCATAGCTCGCAGAGGGAAACATATGAAGTGCTTTCTGACCACGGTACAAACTTCAAGGGAGGTAGCACAGAACTCGAGAATGCCTTCAGTAGACTTCACCCAGCCTTGAAAGAACATCTGGCTTCTCAGCAGATCCATTTCCGTCTAAACCCACCAAATCCACCGTATTTTGGAGGATCATGGGAGAGAGAGGTTAGGTCTATCAAGACTGCACTGCGCACCTCCCTTGGTTCTCAATCCGTGCCAGAGGAAGTACTGATCACTGCACTTGTGGAAGTGGAGGGCATATTAAACTCCACGCCGTTGGGATATGTTTCCTCAGATATAGCAGATATAGACCCTGTGACACCTAATTCCCTCCTTATGGGATGTCCAACCTCTGCATTACCACAAGTTGTCTATCCGCAATCAGAAATGCTCAGTCGCAGGAGATAGCGTCACAGCCAGATTCTAATTGAAAACTTCTGGAAATGTTTCATACTGCATTACCTCCCAGACATGCAACGACGACAAAAATGGCAAAGAGAATCagaaaaccttcaaactggtgAAGTCGTGATGATTGTGGATCAACAAGCACCAAGAGCCCTGTGGCAAATAGGTACAGTAGCCAAAGTCATTCCTGGACAAGATGGACGAGTTCGCACAGCTGTAGTGAATATCAAAGACAAAAGTTACACAAGACCCGTGGCTCGTCTGATTAAACTGCCTGCCCTACCTGATGACACCAACAAAGATTAATGAGCCTTTTctttatttacaaatttgttaAACAAATTTGGGCGCGGCTGTACAAAAGGCTAAGATTTAATGACGCTGCTGGACATTTAATTTGTTACACTTTAGGATATACATATTATTTCTGAATCACCTATCATTCTTGTAATTTCATTGGTTTAGATCGGGAGAAATGAATATCAGTCAAAATGTGTTCTTGCCCAGACATGTAACTTTGTGCTAAATCTCACGGCAGTTT
The nucleotide sequence above comes from Carassius gibelio isolate Cgi1373 ecotype wild population from Czech Republic chromosome B16, carGib1.2-hapl.c, whole genome shotgun sequence. Encoded proteins:
- the LOC127975442 gene encoding fibroin heavy chain isoform X10; translation: MTARVRFSLIAVLSCLFGYLSITHAIQRRATVGGFCPVTLTVVPSRRGCSSDEECPGGHKCCQFDCGPVCVLPVSLKPGQCPLPEMIPQRAEGCLRDGQCPATQKCCPITGGFACSEPRGQGQGSGQGQGSGQGHGQGSGQGKGSGQGHSQGQGSGQGKGQGSGQGYGQGQGSSHGKVPGSGQGHSQGHSQGSGQGHSQGSGQGHGQGQGSGQGKVQGSGQGHSQGSGQGHSQGSGQGHGQGQGSGQGKVQGSGHGQGAGQGRGQGHSQGSGQGHSQGNGQDKGSSQGKGQGSGRGQGSGQGKGQGSGHGQVQGSGQGKGSGQGHSQGQGSGQGKGQGSGQGHGQVQGSGQGYGQGQGSSQGKVQGSGHGQGAGQGRGQGHGQGSGQGHSQGNGQDKGSSQGKGQGSGQGKGQGSGQGKGQGSGQGKGQGSGQGHGKASGQGHGQGHGSGQCQCQGSGQCQSCDCGGGCGCGHGGGCNC
- the LOC127975442 gene encoding uncharacterized protein LOC127975442 isoform X31, which produces MTARVRFSLIAVLSCLFGYLSITHAIQRRATVGGFCPVTLTVVPSRRGCSSDEECPGGHKCCQFDCGPVCVLPVSLKPGQCPLPEMIPQRAEGCLRDGQCPATQKCCPITGGFACSEPRGQGQGSGQGQGSGQGHGQGSGQGKGSGQGHSQGQGSGQGKGQGSGQGYGQGQGSSHGKVPGSGQGHSQGHSQGSGQGHSQGSGQGHGQGQGSGQGKVQGSGQGHSQGSGQGHSQGSGQGHGQGQGSGQGKVQGSGHGQGAGQGRGQGHSQGSGQGHSQGNGQDKGSSQGKGQGSGRGQGSGQGKGQGSGHGQVQGSGQGKGSGQGHSQGQGSGQGKGQGSGQGHGQVQGSGQGYGQGQGSSQGKGQGSGQGKGQGSGQGHGKASGQGHGQGHGSGQCQCQGSGQCQSCDCGGGCGCGHGGGCNC
- the LOC127975442 gene encoding fibroin heavy chain isoform X3 encodes the protein MTARVRFSLIAVLSCLFGYLSITHAIQRRATVGGFCPVTLTVVPSRRGCSSDEECPGGHKCCQFDCGPVCVLPVSLKPGQCPLPEMIPQRAEGCLRDGQCPATQKCCPITGGFACSEPRGQGQGSGQGQGSGQGHGQGSGQGKGSGQGHSQGQGSGQGKGQGSGQGYGQGQGSSHGKVPGSGQGHSQGHSQGSGQGHSQGSGQGHSQGSGQGHSQGSGQGHGQGQGSGQGKVQGSGHGQGAGQGRGQGHSQGSGQGHSQGNGQDKGSSQGKGQGSGRGQGSGQGKGQGSGHGQVQGSGQGKGSGQGHSQGQGSGQGKGQGSGQGHGQVQGSGQGYGQGQGSSQGKVPGSGQGHSQGSGQGHGQGNGQGYGQGQGSGQGKVQGSGHGQGAGQGRGQGHGQGSGQGHSQGNGQDKGSSQGKGQGSGQGKGQGSGQGKGQGSGQGKGQGSGQGHGKASGQGHGQGHGSGQCQCQGSGQCQSCDCGGGCGCGHGGGCNC
- the LOC127975442 gene encoding fibroin heavy chain isoform X9 codes for the protein MTARVRFSLIAVLSCLFGYLSITHAIQRRATVGGFCPVTLTVVPSRRGCSSDEECPGGHKCCQFDCGPVCVLPVSLKPGQCPLPEMIPQRAEGCLRDGQCPATQKCCPITGGFACSEPRGQGQGSGQGQGSGQGHGQGSGQGKGSGQGHSQGQGSGQGKGQGSGQGYGQGQGSSHGKVPGSGQGHSQGHSQGSGQGHSQGSGQGHGQGQGSGQGKVQGSGQGHSQGSGQGHSQGSGQGHGQGQGSGQGKVQGSGQGHSQGNGQDKGSSQGKGQGSGHGQVQGSGQGKGSGQGHSQGQGSGQGKGQGSGQGHGQVQGSGQGYGQGQGSSQGKVPGSGQGHSQGSGQGHGQGNGQGYGQGQGSGQGKVQGSGHGQGAGQGRGQGHGQGSGQGHSQGNGQDKGSSQGKGQGSGQGKGQGSGQGKGQGSGQGKGQGSGQGHGKASGQGHGQGHGSGQCQCQGSGQCQSCDCGGGCGCGHGGGCNC
- the LOC127975442 gene encoding fibroin heavy chain isoform X14, whose product is MTARVRFSLIAVLSCLFGYLSITHAIQRRATVGGFCPVTLTVVPSRRGCSSDEECPGGHKCCQFDCGPVCVLPVSLKPGQCPLPEMIPQRAEGCLRDGQCPATQKCCPITGGFACSEPRGQGQGSGQGQGSGQGHGQGSGQGKGSGQGHSQGQGSGQGKGQGSGQGYGQGQGSSHGKVPGSGQGHSQGHSQGSGQGHSQGSGQGHGQGQGSGQGKVQGSGQGHSQGSGQGHSQGSGQGHGQGQGSGQGKVQGSGHGQGAGQGRGQGHSQGSGQGHSQGNGQDKGSSQGKGQGSGRGQGSGQGKGQGSGHGQVQGSGQGKGSGQGHSQGQGSGQGKGQGSGQGHGQGQGSGQGKVQGSGHGQGAGQGRGQGHGQGSGQGHSQGNGQDKGSSQGKGQGSGQGKGQGSGQGKGQGSGQGKGQGSGQGHGKASGQGHGQGHGSGQCQCQGSGQCQSCDCGGGCGCGHGGGCNC
- the LOC127975442 gene encoding fibroin heavy chain isoform X27, giving the protein MTARVRFSLIAVLSCLFGYLSITHAIQRRATVGGFCPVTLTVVPSRRGCSSDEECPGGHKCCQFDCGPVCVLPVSLKPGQCPLPEMIPQRAEGCLRDGQCPATQKCCPITGGFACSEPRGQGQGSGQGQGSGQGHGQGSGQGKGSGQGHSQGQGSGQGKGQGSGQGYGQGQGSSHGKVPGSGQGHSQGHSQGSGQGHSQGSGQGHGQGQGSGQGKVQGSGQGHSQGSGQGHSQGSGQGHGQGQGSGQGKGSGQGKGQGSGQGHGQVQGSGQGYGQGQGSSQGKVPGSGQGHSQGSGQGHGQGNGQGYGQGQGSGQGKVQGSGHGQGAGQGRGQGHGQGSGQGHSQGNGQDKGSSQGKGQGSGQGKGQGSGQGKGQGSGQGKGQGSGQGHGKASGQGHGQGHGSGQCQCQGSGQCQSCDCGGGCGCGHGGGCNC
- the LOC127975442 gene encoding fibroin heavy chain isoform X24, with the protein product MTARVRFSLIAVLSCLFGYLSITHAIQRRATVGGFCPVTLTVVPSRRGCSSDEECPGGHKCCQFDCGPVCVLPVSLKPGQCPLPEMIPQRAEGCLRDGQCPATQKCCPITGGFACSEPRGQGQGSGQGQGSGQGHGQGSGQGKGSGQGHSQGQGSGQGKGQGSGQGYGQGQGSSHGKVPGSGQGHSQGHSQGSGQGHSQGSGQGHGQGQGSGQGKVQGSGQGHSQGSGQGHSQGSGQGHGQGQGSGQGKGSGQGHSQGQGSGQGKGQGSGQGHGQVQGSGQGYGQGQGSSQGKVPGSGQGHSQGSGQGHGQGNGQGYGQGQGSGQGKVQGSGHGQGAGQGRGQGHGQGSGQGHSQGNGQDKGSSQGKGQGSGQGKGQGSGQGKGQGSGQGKGQGSGQGHGKASGQGHGQGHGSGQCQCQGSGQCQSCDCGGGCGCGHGGGCNC
- the LOC127975442 gene encoding fibroin heavy chain isoform X7, translating into MTARVRFSLIAVLSCLFGYLSITHAIQRRATVGGFCPVTLTVVPSRRGCSSDEECPGGHKCCQFDCGPVCVLPVSLKPGQCPLPEMIPQRAEGCLRDGQCPATQKCCPITGGFACSEPRGQGQGSGQGQGSGQGHGQGSGQGKGSGQGHSQGQGSGQGKGQGSGQGYGQGQGSSHGKVPGSGQGHSQGHSQGSGQGHSQGSGQGHSQGSGQGHGQGQGSGQGKVQGSGHGQGAGQGRGQGHSQGSGQGHSQGNGQDKGSSQGKGQGSGRGQGSGQGKGQGSGHGQVQGSGQGKGSGQGHSQGQGSGQGKGQGSGQGHGQVQGSGQGYGQGQGSSQGKVPGSGQGHSQGSGQGHGQGNGQGYGQGQGSGQGKVQGSGHGQGAGQGRGQGHGQGSGQGHSQGNGQDKGSSQGKGQGSGQGKGQGSGQGKGQGSGQGKGQGSGQGHGKASGQGHGQGHGSGQCQCQGSGQCQSCDCGGGCGCGHGGGCNC